A genomic segment from Castor canadensis chromosome 1, mCasCan1.hap1v2, whole genome shotgun sequence encodes:
- the Slc22a11 gene encoding solute carrier family 22 member 11 isoform X5, which yields MAFEELLERAGGVGRFQVLQVFTLLLPAVLTPCHLLLENFSAAIPGHRCWVHILDNGSQVLTNLTHEAFLAVSIPPGPNQQPHHCLRFQEPQWQLLDPNATAANWSEAATEPCMDGWVYDRSTFTSTVVTTWDLVCSSQRLKPMGQSIFMAGILAGAFIWGLLSYRIGRKPMLSWCCLQMAVSSTGAIFAPNFLIYCGLRFLSAFGLAGIIMTQGTLMAEWTTTHRRAVALTILGCTYSTGQMALAGLAFALRDWRDLQLVVSVPLLAISLISWWLPESARWLIITGKVDQALRELKKVAKINGHKEAKKTLTTEVVMASMEEEMASAKAHGSVKDLFCVPELCGRTCAMLVVNFSVMFSYYGLVLDLQSLGRDIFLLQALFGAVDFVGRATNVVFLRFWGRRLTLAGFQALAGFCILANVLVPQDLQTLRVALAVLGKGCFGVSLTCLTVYRAELFPTPLRMTADGFLQSVGRLGALVGPLLRITQQSLPLLPPLSYGAVPIAAGLVLLLFLPETQGLPLPDTIQDLKNQ from the exons ATGGCGTTCGAGGAGCTCTTGGAGCGAGCAGGGGGCGTAGGCCGCTTCCAGGTCCTGCAGGTCTTCACCCTGCTTCTCCCAGCTGTCTTGACACCTTGTCACCTGCTTCTGGAGAACTTCTCAGCCGCTATCCCTGGCCACCGCTGCTGGGTCCACATATTGGACAATGGCTCCCAGGTCCTCACAAATCTTACGCATGAAGCCTTCCTGGCCGTGTCCATTCCTCCCGGCCCCAACCAGCAGCCCCACCACTGCCTCCGCTTCCAGGAACCACAATGGCAGCTCCTGGACCCCAACGCCACAGCCGCCAACTGGAGCGAGGCTGCCACGGAGCCGTGCATGGACGGCTGGGTCTATGACCGCAGCACATTCACCTCCACAGTTGTGACCACG TGGGACCTGGTGTGCAGCTCCCAGAGACTGAAGCCCATGGGACAGTCCATCTTCATGGCAGGGATCCTAGCAGGAGCCTTCATCTGGGGCCTCCTCTCCTACCG GATCGGGCGGAAGCCAATGCTGAGCTGGTGTTGCCTACAGATGGCTGTGTCCAGCACAGGCGCCATCTTTGCCCCGAATTTCCTCATCTACTGTGGTCTCCGGTTCCTGAGTGCGTTTGGGCTGGCCGGCATCATCATGACTCAGGGGACACTGA TGGCCGAGTGGACCACAACCCACAGGAGGGCTGTTGCATTAACAATACTGGGCTGTACCTACAGCACGGGCCAGATGGCCCTGGCCGGCCTGGCCTTCGCCCTGCGGGACTGGCGAGACCTCCAGCTGGTGGTGTCTGTGCCCCTCCTGGCTATCTCCCTCATATCGTG GTGGCTGCCAGAGTCTGCGCGATGGTTGATTATCACCGGCAAAGTGGACCAAGCACTTCGGGAACTCAAAAAGGTGGCCAAGATAAATGGCCATAAGGAAGCCAAGAAGACACTGACCACAGAG GTGGTGATGGCCAGCATGGAGGAGGAGATGGCCTCTGCAAAGGCCCATGGCTCAGTGAAGGACCTGTTCTGTGTGCCTGAGCTCTGTGGCAGGACTTGTGCCATGCTGGTGGTGAA CTTCTCCGTGATGTTCTCCTACTATGGGCTAGTCCTGGACCTGCAGAGTCTGGGCAGGGACATCTTCCTCCTGCAGGCCCTCTTCGGAGCTGTGGACTTCGTGGGCAGGGCCACCAACGTCGTCTTCCTCAGGTTCTGGGGACGTCGTTTGACTCTGGCGGGCTTCCAGGCCCTGGCCGGCTTCTGCATCCTGGCCAACGTGCTCGTGCCCCAAG ATCTGCAGACCCTGCGTGTGGCGCTGGCCGTGCTGGGGAAAGGCTGTTTTGGAGTCAGCTTGACCTGCCTCACCGTGTACAGGGCGGAGCTCTTCCCGACTCCATTGCG GATGACAGCAGATGGTTTCCTGCAGTCGGTAGGCCGCCTAGGGGCTCTTGTGGGCCCCCTGCTCAGGATTACCCAGCAGTCTCTGCCCCTGCTGCCACCACTCTCCTATGGTGCTGTCCCCATTGCCGCCGGCCTGGttctcctgctcttcctcccaGAAACTCAGGGACTTCCACTGCCTGACACTATCCAGGATCTGAAGAACCAGTGA
- the Slc22a11 gene encoding solute carrier family 22 member 11 isoform X2: MAFEELLERAGGVGRFQVLQVFTLLLPAVLTPCHLLLENFSAAIPGHRCWVHILDNGSQVLTNLTHEAFLAVSIPPGPNQQPHHCLRFQEPQWQLLDPNATAANWSEAATEPCMDGWVYDRSTFTSTVVTTWDLVCSSQRLKPMGQSIFMAGILAGAFIWGLLSYRIGRKPMLSWCCLQMAVSSTGAIFAPNFLIYCGLRFLSAFGLAGIIMTQGTLMAEWTTTHRRAVALTILGCTYSTGQMALAGLAFALRDWRDLQLVVSVPLLAISLISWWLPESARWLIITGKVDQALRELKKVAKINGHKEAKKTLTTEVVMASMEEEMASAKAHGSVKDLFCVPELCGRTCAMLVVNFSVMFSYYGLVLDLQSLGRDIFLLQALFGAVDFVGRATNVVFLRFWGRRLTLAGFQALAGFCILANVLVPQDLQTLRVALAVLGKGCFGVSLTCLTVYRAELFPTPLRMTADGFLQSVGRLGALVGPLLRITQQSLPLLPPLSYGAVPIAAGLVLLLFLPETQGLPLPDTIQDLKNQSTTDRDNQRQTVITESTWL, from the exons ATGGCGTTCGAGGAGCTCTTGGAGCGAGCAGGGGGCGTAGGCCGCTTCCAGGTCCTGCAGGTCTTCACCCTGCTTCTCCCAGCTGTCTTGACACCTTGTCACCTGCTTCTGGAGAACTTCTCAGCCGCTATCCCTGGCCACCGCTGCTGGGTCCACATATTGGACAATGGCTCCCAGGTCCTCACAAATCTTACGCATGAAGCCTTCCTGGCCGTGTCCATTCCTCCCGGCCCCAACCAGCAGCCCCACCACTGCCTCCGCTTCCAGGAACCACAATGGCAGCTCCTGGACCCCAACGCCACAGCCGCCAACTGGAGCGAGGCTGCCACGGAGCCGTGCATGGACGGCTGGGTCTATGACCGCAGCACATTCACCTCCACAGTTGTGACCACG TGGGACCTGGTGTGCAGCTCCCAGAGACTGAAGCCCATGGGACAGTCCATCTTCATGGCAGGGATCCTAGCAGGAGCCTTCATCTGGGGCCTCCTCTCCTACCG GATCGGGCGGAAGCCAATGCTGAGCTGGTGTTGCCTACAGATGGCTGTGTCCAGCACAGGCGCCATCTTTGCCCCGAATTTCCTCATCTACTGTGGTCTCCGGTTCCTGAGTGCGTTTGGGCTGGCCGGCATCATCATGACTCAGGGGACACTGA TGGCCGAGTGGACCACAACCCACAGGAGGGCTGTTGCATTAACAATACTGGGCTGTACCTACAGCACGGGCCAGATGGCCCTGGCCGGCCTGGCCTTCGCCCTGCGGGACTGGCGAGACCTCCAGCTGGTGGTGTCTGTGCCCCTCCTGGCTATCTCCCTCATATCGTG GTGGCTGCCAGAGTCTGCGCGATGGTTGATTATCACCGGCAAAGTGGACCAAGCACTTCGGGAACTCAAAAAGGTGGCCAAGATAAATGGCCATAAGGAAGCCAAGAAGACACTGACCACAGAG GTGGTGATGGCCAGCATGGAGGAGGAGATGGCCTCTGCAAAGGCCCATGGCTCAGTGAAGGACCTGTTCTGTGTGCCTGAGCTCTGTGGCAGGACTTGTGCCATGCTGGTGGTGAA CTTCTCCGTGATGTTCTCCTACTATGGGCTAGTCCTGGACCTGCAGAGTCTGGGCAGGGACATCTTCCTCCTGCAGGCCCTCTTCGGAGCTGTGGACTTCGTGGGCAGGGCCACCAACGTCGTCTTCCTCAGGTTCTGGGGACGTCGTTTGACTCTGGCGGGCTTCCAGGCCCTGGCCGGCTTCTGCATCCTGGCCAACGTGCTCGTGCCCCAAG ATCTGCAGACCCTGCGTGTGGCGCTGGCCGTGCTGGGGAAAGGCTGTTTTGGAGTCAGCTTGACCTGCCTCACCGTGTACAGGGCGGAGCTCTTCCCGACTCCATTGCG GATGACAGCAGATGGTTTCCTGCAGTCGGTAGGCCGCCTAGGGGCTCTTGTGGGCCCCCTGCTCAGGATTACCCAGCAGTCTCTGCCCCTGCTGCCACCACTCTCCTATGGTGCTGTCCCCATTGCCGCCGGCCTGGttctcctgctcttcctcccaGAAACTCAGGGACTTCCACTGCCTGACACTATCCAGGATCTGAAGAACCA ATCCACGACAGACAGGGACAACCAGCGACAGACGGTCATTACAGAGAGCACATGGCTCTAG
- the Slc22a11 gene encoding solute carrier family 22 member 11 isoform X9, with amino-acid sequence MAFEELLERAGGVGRFQVLQVFTLLLPAVLTPCHLLLENFSAAIPGHRCWVHILDNGSQVLTNLTHEAFLAVSIPPGPNQQPHHCLRFQEPQWQLLDPNATAANWSEAATEPCMDGWVYDRSTFTSTVVTTLSCLLFQWDLVCSSQRLKPMGQSIFMAGILAGAFIWGLLSYRIGRKPMLSWCCLQMAVSSTGAIFAPNFLIYCGLRFLSAFGLAGIIMTQGTLMAEWTTTHRRAVALTILGCTYSTGQMALAGLAFALRDWRDLQLVVSVPLLAISLISWWLPESARWLIITGKVDQALRELKKVAKINGHKEAKKTLTTEVVMASMEEEMASAKAHGSVKDLFCVPELCGRTCAMLVVNFSVMFSYYGLVLDLQSLGRDIFLLQALFGAVDFVGRATNVVFLRFWGRRLTLAGFQALAGFCILANVLVPQDLQTLRVALAVLGKGCFGVSLTCLTVYRAELFPTPLRR; translated from the exons ATGGCGTTCGAGGAGCTCTTGGAGCGAGCAGGGGGCGTAGGCCGCTTCCAGGTCCTGCAGGTCTTCACCCTGCTTCTCCCAGCTGTCTTGACACCTTGTCACCTGCTTCTGGAGAACTTCTCAGCCGCTATCCCTGGCCACCGCTGCTGGGTCCACATATTGGACAATGGCTCCCAGGTCCTCACAAATCTTACGCATGAAGCCTTCCTGGCCGTGTCCATTCCTCCCGGCCCCAACCAGCAGCCCCACCACTGCCTCCGCTTCCAGGAACCACAATGGCAGCTCCTGGACCCCAACGCCACAGCCGCCAACTGGAGCGAGGCTGCCACGGAGCCGTGCATGGACGGCTGGGTCTATGACCGCAGCACATTCACCTCCACAGTTGTGACCACG CTGTCATGCCTCCTGTTCCAGTGGGACCTGGTGTGCAGCTCCCAGAGACTGAAGCCCATGGGACAGTCCATCTTCATGGCAGGGATCCTAGCAGGAGCCTTCATCTGGGGCCTCCTCTCCTACCG GATCGGGCGGAAGCCAATGCTGAGCTGGTGTTGCCTACAGATGGCTGTGTCCAGCACAGGCGCCATCTTTGCCCCGAATTTCCTCATCTACTGTGGTCTCCGGTTCCTGAGTGCGTTTGGGCTGGCCGGCATCATCATGACTCAGGGGACACTGA TGGCCGAGTGGACCACAACCCACAGGAGGGCTGTTGCATTAACAATACTGGGCTGTACCTACAGCACGGGCCAGATGGCCCTGGCCGGCCTGGCCTTCGCCCTGCGGGACTGGCGAGACCTCCAGCTGGTGGTGTCTGTGCCCCTCCTGGCTATCTCCCTCATATCGTG GTGGCTGCCAGAGTCTGCGCGATGGTTGATTATCACCGGCAAAGTGGACCAAGCACTTCGGGAACTCAAAAAGGTGGCCAAGATAAATGGCCATAAGGAAGCCAAGAAGACACTGACCACAGAG GTGGTGATGGCCAGCATGGAGGAGGAGATGGCCTCTGCAAAGGCCCATGGCTCAGTGAAGGACCTGTTCTGTGTGCCTGAGCTCTGTGGCAGGACTTGTGCCATGCTGGTGGTGAA CTTCTCCGTGATGTTCTCCTACTATGGGCTAGTCCTGGACCTGCAGAGTCTGGGCAGGGACATCTTCCTCCTGCAGGCCCTCTTCGGAGCTGTGGACTTCGTGGGCAGGGCCACCAACGTCGTCTTCCTCAGGTTCTGGGGACGTCGTTTGACTCTGGCGGGCTTCCAGGCCCTGGCCGGCTTCTGCATCCTGGCCAACGTGCTCGTGCCCCAAG ATCTGCAGACCCTGCGTGTGGCGCTGGCCGTGCTGGGGAAAGGCTGTTTTGGAGTCAGCTTGACCTGCCTCACCGTGTACAGGGCGGAGCTCTTCCCGACTCCATTGCG TCGGTAG